The genomic segment TTTTGCTCTTCCTTAAGCCATGTCAGGTTGGATAACTGTTTAATCTGCCATTTTAAGCCCTTGTTTGAGTCCGATGCGTCAAATGCTTTGTTTGGAAGCTTACTTGCCTTCCTCAGCTTGGTGTGTTTTTGTCTGGCCCTAATCTCCAATTCTTTTTCTAACACCATCTTAAGATAGTCAAGGTTTGATAGTTTCTCATCATTCAAATCAATATATCCCCTTGCGATATTCCAAAGGTTGAGCTTTTGGGCCAATTCACGGATTTCTGTTATATCAGCCATCGATTTCCCTCCTTATTTCTTTACTCCTCGCCAAATGGTTAAAATACTGCTGATTCGGCAAAAACTTCTTAGCTATATGCTCTCCGTACTGATACATGAGATAAGCCAAAAGCTCATAGGCACTGCAGCGTTCAGTATCAATGCAGTATTCTATTCCATCAAGCAATTGTCCAATTGTATAAAACTTCGTCATCCGGTTTATTCGAATACAATGGGAATTAAAATATTTTGGTTGCTGTAACTCCATAAGCCGGATGAATTCCTGAGCTATTTCGTATTCTGCAAAATATTGTTTTATGATGGTTAAAGAAACCCTGTCTCTGCTGTAATTTTCTTCTGGTTTGAACAACTGCCCGGTATCTTCTGTGACTGGATATTTAGCCAATAAATCATTTGTTTCAGCATCATAGAACAAAAGCATTTCACCATCATCTTCAATGCGAATGCGTTTATGAACATCCATCATACCTGTATTAATCAGATAACGGTTGCCTTTGTAACTTACCACTCCATCCTTATCAAAGGAGGCAACAGTGCTTGATACTTCGGAATAAGGTTTGACATGGAACAAGTATTTTTGCTCTTCCATGAACATTTCACGCGGCACTTTTCTGGTCACAGTATGTATTCGCCCGTTGCCTTCCCTATCTAACCATGCAAGGGCAGCACTGTTAAGGCAATCAATTCCGGTGTATATCCTGCCCTCAAGAAAACTTTGCTTTATGTATCCAATCACCTCTTCAACCTTGCCTTTACTTTGAGGATCTCTTGGTCTACATAGCGAAATACTGTAACCTATACGCTTAACATATTCTTCAAAGGCGGGTACGAATATGATATTCCCCAGATTTTCACTGACTACATAGACAAGGTCAAGGTCATAAAGAATAGTCTGTGTTCTTCCTCCAAAATATTGGAATGCATATTTATGAGCTTTAATGGCTGTTTTGGTTGTAAAGGGATCCGGTGAAAAATAAACAAATTTCATTCTGCTATAGCTTAGAACCATGCAAAAGAAATATATTCGTACAATTCGCCCGTACATATCCTTTAGTTTGTATTGACCGAAATCTGCCTGCGCTTCATATCCCGGCGGAGATATTTCACGGGGCGAAGTTTTTCTTTTACTTGCATGCTGGTACCCATGTTGTTCCCTTAATGATTTCATATAGCGATAGAATGTAGCTCGTTTAACTTGTAAATCGGGAAAGGCTTCCATCAATTTAAGATAGACATTTGTGTCCCGTATTTGTGGGCATAACTTCAGTTGTTCCAGTATGTACTGACGATAGTTATCCATGTGGAACCTTTCCTTTTCAGCTTCCCTTACATAATCTTCTTCGCTCATATTCCAGTATTTGCTGACCGAAGAATAGGTTATTCCTAGCACCTTTGCAGTTTTTGTCTGGGCAAGTCCAAGTGCTTTATACTCCTGGATTTTTTGGTACTGCTCGAATCCAATCATTTTTGATTTCCTCCTTTGGTTTGTGTGTTATTGAAGTCATAATACCTATATTAGTTCAAGCATAGGCATCACCTCCTTACCTCCTTGTTAGGAGTGAATAAATTAAACATTATAAAATAAAAACACCCATTTGGGTGTTCTTGATAAAGTATGTCAATATTGTCATTAATTTTAATTTTACAATTATGCTACTAACAGAAATTTATTTCTTATTTTCTGTGCTTGATAAACTAATTTTTCCAATTAGTGCCATCGGATTACGTAATTATTAGCTTAATATTCAACAATAAGCTATTCCGATTTCAATATTTTCGCTATCATACCATCAATGCAGTCGTCTTCATCAAGGCAAAACACATTCTTCGCTCTACGTTCCGGCTTGCCTTTTCCCCACCACTGACACAAATCCTCGGAACGGGTACCGGACATTATAAAAGAGTTCAGCACAATTTTCTTATCACCGCTTGAGGGCTGGAGGCGCGCTTCAAGTTCTTTAATAGTGGCATGGAACTCTATCTTGGGATCATCCCATTGCAAATGCCGCAATCCTTTTGGGTCGATAAAGGAAATATATTGCACATCGGGCGTATCAATCCATAACACATAGTCCGGATAAAAATTGCCTGCTTCGAAGAACCCCATTCCTACCTTGCTCTTGTTGCGGAGCAAGTATAGCTTTTTGCCCTCGAAAATTGCAGCATTTGCATCTACATATGCCTTAAGTTTATCAACAAACCGTTTCTCGTCTTCATTCAGACTGACCGGTGATACAGTCAGTTTCAAACCACCCGCTCTCAGACAGATGAGCGGTGTGTAGAGGTGATGCCGGAAATCAAAAGCTATCAGTGAATTGCTAAGCATACCTTTTTCATATGTTGGTATACCGCTATGCTGATTAAGTAGAGCCTTCAAATCCTCAACAAACTGCTCCACTGTCCCGGCGGTTGGATCACCGTCGTAGGCATCATAATACGAAAGTTTATATTCAGCAACAAAGTTTCCATCGCTGTCATTCAATTCCTGGTATTCTAGGAACCTTTCCTCCCACTTTGCTTTTTCGTATTTGTAGAACTTATCAATATAACATTTCAGCACCATAATGGCTAAGTCAGTTACAAGAACAAGCTTTTCCATACTGTCAAGTTCGAGGTGCTTCTTCGGAATGATAAGCAAATACCAACCGTCAGTTTTTAAAATATCCTTGATACCATCTTTAGTGATAGAGATATTATAATAAAACTTCTCGTTCTTATAGGTTTCAAGTTCGTCAAGAATGCGGTCATAATCGATGAATGGTATATACTGCTTACCAATTGTATGTTCTTCGGGGATAGATTCAATCTGCATGCTGAATGTAGATTCAATTGTCTGCACTTTTGAACGGCAATCAAGTATCACCTTGTTCTTGTTTAAATAACGCAAAAATTCCTCGTTCGGTTTACCGAGTAAAAGTCTTGCAGCTTGATTTTTAAAGTTTACACCCTCTTTAACTTTGATGACCCGCAATTTTCTGTGCTCATCGGGATTATACCGGTTTAATACAGGAAGCGTGTACTCGTGCGGCCTTTCGTTGGCAGGCATATCCTCCATTTCAAGATACCTTTTAAAGTCTTCCATATACTGGGCTTTTATTCCGAATATAGTCAGCGTTTCAAGCAGGTCAATATATTTCGGTATGATAACAGAGCTGTCATCCAATCTGTGACTGCGTTTTAAACAACCACCGTAGCCACGCAGGCGAACTCCGCGTCCAAAAAGCTGGATGGCTTGTGAGCCTTCGCCTTTAGCAAAGTTAATAAGCCCCATCGTAGAAACACGCCACGAGTTCCAGCCTTCGGTAAACTTGCGTGAACCAATGAGAATATTTATGTTCGAATTTCGTTCGTTGATGTTGTGGAAAAGGGATTCAGAAACAAACTCCTCTGTTTCGGTGGTAATACCTTTTGCCTCGCAGTTTTTAATTAAGCCTGCCGTGTCGCCAATGCTTACCACACCAAAATATTCGCCGTCGGAACCAATTCGGAGTGCAATTTCTCCTTGTACCTGACGCAAGTTTATGACGTGCAGGCGTGGGGAGTCAGATGTGGTATCGCTGTTGAAAACAAGGCGGAGAATATCCTTATAAACATCTTCAGCTTTAGGAGTTCCTCCGAACAAAGAATTTAGAGCGTTGAAGTTTTGTGAAAAGAGTTCCCGGCCGGCGCTGTCGGTTAGTCCGGTGTCACCACTTAACACAGTGTCGATTCGGTTTATGGTTTGCTCCTTGCGGTTGACAAACTTATCAATAAAGTCCAACACTTCCTCAACATCGGTCATTTCTGCGACGGATGTTTTTGCCGTTACACGATTGCCCACAAAAACAAGTAGAGGCTTTTCAATTCGAAAAGGTGCGTACTCCTTGCCTTTTTCACAAAACAACTTCAATTGCTGATAAAATGACAACAAGCAGCCTACGAGGTATAACTGCCTCTGTTCCTCTTCAATACTGTCCCGTAAGTTATAAATGCGGTATTCCTTGCCGTATCCGTCTTCATAAAAGTACTTGTAAGAGTAATCAATTATAATTGAACGGAAATACTCGTCAAGACGTTCTTTCCATTCTTTCTGAGAAATATTACCCGGCTTGGTTGATTTCATCGCCTGCTTTAATGTTGCGGAATATTCAAAGGCAAAGCCACCCTCTGCCGAAAGGCGCGAACGGTAGTCATACCACACATCTCCCGCGAGGCCGCGGTGTGCTTCGTCCACAAGCACGAGGTTGTTCTGCTCGAAGCTGTCAACTGAAACGGTTTTGACTTTACCTTCCTCTTTCAGCT from the Caloramator mitchellensis genome contains:
- a CDS encoding DDE-type integrase/transposase/recombinase, with translation MIGFEQYQKIQEYKALGLAQTKTAKVLGITYSSVSKYWNMSEEDYVREAEKERFHMDNYRQYILEQLKLCPQIRDTNVYLKLMEAFPDLQVKRATFYRYMKSLREQHGYQHASKRKTSPREISPPGYEAQADFGQYKLKDMYGRIVRIYFFCMVLSYSRMKFVYFSPDPFTTKTAIKAHKYAFQYFGGRTQTILYDLDLVYVVSENLGNIIFVPAFEEYVKRIGYSISLCRPRDPQSKGKVEEVIGYIKQSFLEGRIYTGIDCLNSAALAWLDREGNGRIHTVTRKVPREMFMEEQKYLFHVKPYSEVSSTVASFDKDGVVSYKGNRYLINTGMMDVHKRIRIEDDGEMLLFYDAETNDLLAKYPVTEDTGQLFKPEENYSRDRVSLTIIKQYFAEYEIAQEFIRLMELQQPKYFNSHCIRINRMTKFYTIGQLLDGIEYCIDTERCSAYELLAYLMYQYGEHIAKKFLPNQQYFNHLARSKEIRREIDG
- a CDS encoding DEAD/DEAH box helicase family protein, which translates into the protein MAKRKNTASAFKWSDQLVLFRYFLNLFGKDSLADLAGKMNSSEYEGFDENQNTYFWGELDLLLMRQGADAKISRDTLREYDERICRYVKKIGEKRGGIKLKYFQYIACLFTEIYLDRYFTDKEAFAADLNAFIEKVKVESFGAIDIEPFTPENMNKLAFMCATGSGKTLIMHINILQFRYYLRKAKLTNQRLDINKIIVLAPNQGMSNQHLEELKLSDISAEPFSKSGFGTTADVIVIDMNKLKEEGKVKTVSVDSFEQNNLVLVDEAHRGLAGDVWYDYRSRLSAEGGFAFEYSATLKQAMKSTKPGNISQKEWKERLDEYFRSIIIDYSYKYFYEDGYGKEYRIYNLRDSIEEEQRQLYLVGCLLSFYQQLKLFCEKGKEYAPFRIEKPLLVFVGNRVTAKTSVAEMTDVEEVLDFIDKFVNRKEQTINRIDTVLSGDTGLTDSAGRELFSQNFNALNSLFGGTPKAEDVYKDILRLVFNSDTTSDSPRLHVINLRQVQGEIALRIGSDGEYFGVVSIGDTAGLIKNCEAKGITTETEEFVSESLFHNINERNSNINILIGSRKFTEGWNSWRVSTMGLINFAKGEGSQAIQLFGRGVRLRGYGGCLKRSHRLDDSSVIIPKYIDLLETLTIFGIKAQYMEDFKRYLEMEDMPANERPHEYTLPVLNRYNPDEHRKLRVIKVKEGVNFKNQAARLLLGKPNEEFLRYLNKNKVILDCRSKVQTIESTFSMQIESIPEEHTIGKQYIPFIDYDRILDELETYKNEKFYYNISITKDGIKDILKTDGWYLLIIPKKHLELDSMEKLVLVTDLAIMVLKCYIDKFYKYEKAKWEERFLEYQELNDSDGNFVAEYKLSYYDAYDGDPTAGTVEQFVEDLKALLNQHSGIPTYEKGMLSNSLIAFDFRHHLYTPLICLRAGGLKLTVSPVSLNEDEKRFVDKLKAYVDANAAIFEGKKLYLLRNKSKVGMGFFEAGNFYPDYVLWIDTPDVQYISFIDPKGLRHLQWDDPKIEFHATIKELEARLQPSSGDKKIVLNSFIMSGTRSEDLCQWWGKGKPERRAKNVFCLDEDDCIDGMIAKILKSE